A window from Leifsonia shinshuensis encodes these proteins:
- the essB gene encoding type VII secretion protein EssB, which yields MKLSDGRDALEFERAGDILRVKVTGAQIAMASMEVIRHHARIGPDAFDEFAAVVEYAVPPGAVTLRQATLSARTRLARLQTAQRLATLVPRAAGFRVPFLHPENILLTGAGARPAHSGLAGMLAPMDSDDARFLVGYKALVLSVFHPRLPFEHLVDGSAALTDALSMTVSGLGTPEEISAFIDAECLSESHRAARRTATVPRLRHRLLTGGGTAAIVGAAVLGWFTYVSYVQTVPKQEAIIAAQAEFLTRDYARALAELRDYSPGDLPRSARYILAASSIELAELTGTQKQAVLDSISTKTDDNTLGYWIHLARGELDRALSLAQNLGDDQLTLLAYTELYEATKLDARMDGATKQKRLEDYSAKIDDLTGRLRVER from the coding sequence ATGAAGCTCTCCGACGGACGCGACGCACTCGAGTTCGAGCGCGCCGGCGACATCCTGCGCGTGAAGGTGACAGGCGCCCAGATCGCGATGGCGTCGATGGAGGTCATCCGTCACCATGCCCGCATCGGTCCGGACGCGTTCGACGAGTTCGCGGCGGTCGTCGAGTATGCGGTGCCACCGGGGGCCGTGACTCTGCGGCAGGCGACGCTGAGCGCACGCACCCGGTTGGCGAGGCTGCAGACGGCGCAGAGGCTCGCAACACTGGTCCCGCGGGCGGCGGGCTTTCGTGTGCCGTTCCTCCATCCGGAGAACATTCTGCTGACAGGAGCGGGTGCCCGTCCCGCCCACTCCGGCCTGGCGGGAATGCTCGCACCGATGGACTCCGACGACGCGCGCTTCCTCGTGGGGTACAAAGCGCTCGTCCTCAGCGTGTTCCACCCGCGGTTGCCCTTCGAGCACCTGGTCGACGGCTCGGCGGCGCTCACCGACGCGCTCAGCATGACCGTGTCGGGTCTCGGCACACCGGAGGAGATCTCGGCGTTCATCGACGCGGAGTGTCTTTCCGAGTCGCATCGCGCCGCCCGGCGGACGGCAACGGTGCCGCGTCTTCGGCACCGGCTGCTCACCGGGGGAGGGACGGCAGCGATCGTCGGGGCGGCCGTTCTCGGCTGGTTCACCTACGTGTCGTACGTGCAGACGGTGCCGAAACAGGAGGCGATCATCGCCGCCCAGGCGGAGTTCCTCACCCGCGACTACGCCCGGGCGCTGGCGGAACTGCGCGACTACAGTCCCGGCGACCTGCCGAGATCCGCCCGCTACATCCTCGCGGCGAGCTCCATCGAGCTCGCGGAACTGACCGGCACGCAGAAGCAGGCGGTGCTCGACAGCATCTCCACGAAGACCGACGACAACACGCTGGGCTATTGGATCCATCTCGCCCGGGGAGAACTCGACCGTGCCCTCAGCCTGGCGCAGAACCTCGGAGACGACCAGCTCACGTTGCTGGCCTACACGGAGCTCTACGAGGCGACGAAGCTGGACGCGAGGATGGACGGCGCGACGAAGCAGAAGCGCCTCGAAGACTACAGCGCGAAGATCGACGACCTCACCGGGCGACTGAGGGTGGAGCGGTGA
- the essC gene encoding type VII secretion protein EssC has protein sequence MSAPAVDDPFGTSTMSEPSDRLIDDRLEPETVLFVVHMLGERLISITLTEDRRSAVRDGLTIGVINDRLFVNGEAVSPGIRLLAGIKLLIVDARLARTTHLQLDMTEDTVLGKSAAATVRTSSSGGVAAVVVRNDALVVDPAGGLVYLNDVRITEPELLGPLEPGDRLLTPEVLLERRPSQWRLTTFAPGVEVNEAAVLRQPKAAEFPPDFPEYRRSPRITLELPTEKIELRKIEPPQKPDRNGILKALLPPLGMVAIGVVTTVLSGRNPLLMLGMALMSIITAAFTVSTFVSERRARQRQEAVRRESYERYLLDAAASLGRLSALERRVRDHALPSPDAVIDLVDAYDSRIYERLPNNRDFLEVSLGMGDIPSSLTIASDVDERDDDHDARRVAELLARYATQRQVPMPLSLRSQTIGLVGGRDAVTTAAAGLLFQLAVFHSYRDLQFVALVGESSYREEWLHWRFLPHFTLHDLNLRGIVRNAKTRDMVLGSFTRILARRRQALRESTRESPVFAPHYVLTVLDDTHLAGHGINEYLAEDMSKLGVTVIWCTEDRTMLPETVTALIEYRNRTAGTLVNDGRVHVARGFVPYARPRGLERALRRLSNLTHVEVEKNAVPTAVSFLEMYQVEEVEHLEVGRRWSEADTSKTLAVPLGLRGKDDLVELNLHERAHGPHGLVAGTTGSGKSEIVQSYILSLAVNFGPEDVGFLPIDFKGGGMANLFAGLPHLLGSITNLDGAASARALASIRAELQKRQRLFGEYGVNHINGYTRLYKLGRQEGDPIERKNYPARPLPHLFLISDEFAELKANQPEFMEELVSTARIGRSLGVHLILATQKPSGVVNDQIWSNSRFKLALKVADVSDSNEIIKTPDAAGIVEPGRAYLQVGNNEIYELFQSAWSGAAYDPGSADTSGVDERIYRVNDVGQYDLWTRDLSGEEAVREARGDRVSELRAVVAHLAEVAQGARAVLPDRPWLPPLDGRLTTPAVGEGPGVPLGRLDIPRRQSQETYVFALEEASHLAVFGSPGFGASTVLQTLVMNLARQRSPLQVQFTLLDFGNNGLLPLHRLPHVADLVTLEEHEKLRKALDRIGRVLCERKRQLRTAGVANAAQFAAKTGEELPVVVTVLDGYDAIAQDKRKDSIDAQLIQLLREGAALGVHLVMTANRANSLRMNMSSNIPAKMALYLNDEADVAALFGRERVVQAEILGRGQLLLEAPTAIQFYLPAEGGNDTEVLDALDREVARRDAEWTGERPARIPMVPDELPLTDFGALPQVAGWTARGDLPLAMSCQTTDVVGLVRGAQPFFLCAASDEDQEVILQRTLLHALAATGARTVLADHGQRFEDLAELVHDVGSVTWHDKPEDAALDAALLTEYLHLGGSRQRGDSQVLVIADLAHFVQTTRITPDVFVSSLRPASRAGLDVVIFSPHAYIAKSFDPVPKGLRELKFGGLIGARAYESPLIRTGGLSTEPDLHSDQVHLVSRGGSAYDKVKLPSG, from the coding sequence GTGAGCGCCCCGGCGGTCGACGACCCGTTCGGCACATCCACCATGTCCGAGCCGAGTGATCGGTTGATCGACGATCGGCTGGAACCCGAGACGGTGCTTTTCGTCGTCCACATGCTCGGTGAACGGCTGATCAGCATCACTCTCACGGAGGATCGGCGCTCCGCCGTCCGCGACGGGCTCACGATCGGCGTGATCAACGACCGGCTGTTCGTCAACGGCGAGGCCGTCAGCCCCGGGATTCGACTGCTAGCGGGAATCAAACTGCTGATCGTGGATGCGCGCCTCGCCAGGACGACGCACCTGCAGTTGGACATGACGGAAGATACCGTCCTGGGGAAGTCGGCGGCCGCCACGGTGCGAACGTCGTCGAGCGGCGGCGTCGCCGCCGTCGTCGTCCGGAACGATGCCCTCGTCGTGGACCCCGCAGGCGGCCTCGTCTATCTCAACGACGTGCGCATCACCGAGCCGGAGCTGCTCGGGCCGCTGGAACCGGGTGACCGTTTGCTCACACCGGAGGTCCTGCTCGAGAGGAGACCCTCGCAGTGGCGCCTCACGACCTTCGCGCCCGGCGTGGAGGTGAACGAGGCCGCCGTGCTCCGGCAGCCGAAGGCAGCCGAGTTCCCTCCCGATTTCCCCGAGTACCGGCGGAGTCCTCGAATCACTCTCGAGCTGCCGACCGAGAAGATCGAGCTGCGGAAGATCGAGCCGCCCCAGAAGCCGGACAGGAACGGCATCCTCAAAGCGCTCCTCCCACCGTTGGGGATGGTCGCTATCGGCGTCGTTACCACCGTGCTGTCCGGGCGGAATCCGCTGCTGATGCTCGGCATGGCCCTGATGAGCATCATTACTGCGGCATTCACCGTGTCGACCTTCGTGAGCGAGCGTCGGGCGAGACAGCGGCAGGAGGCGGTGAGGCGGGAGAGCTATGAACGGTACCTGCTCGATGCCGCCGCGTCCCTCGGGCGGCTCTCGGCACTCGAGAGACGGGTGCGTGACCATGCCCTACCCTCGCCGGATGCAGTGATCGACCTCGTCGACGCGTACGACTCGCGCATCTACGAGAGGCTCCCGAACAACAGGGACTTCCTGGAGGTCTCACTGGGCATGGGAGACATCCCGTCGTCCCTGACGATCGCCTCCGACGTCGACGAGCGCGACGACGACCACGACGCGCGAAGGGTCGCCGAACTGCTCGCGCGCTATGCGACGCAGCGCCAGGTGCCGATGCCGCTGAGCCTGCGATCGCAGACGATCGGGCTGGTCGGGGGTCGTGATGCCGTGACGACCGCTGCGGCCGGCCTCCTGTTCCAGCTGGCCGTCTTCCACTCGTACCGCGATCTCCAGTTCGTCGCGCTGGTAGGCGAGTCGTCGTACCGGGAGGAGTGGCTGCACTGGCGCTTCCTGCCGCACTTCACGTTGCACGACCTGAACCTCCGCGGGATCGTCCGCAACGCGAAGACGCGCGACATGGTCCTCGGCAGCTTCACCCGGATCCTCGCGAGGCGGCGGCAGGCGCTGCGGGAGTCGACCCGGGAGAGTCCGGTGTTCGCGCCGCACTACGTCCTCACGGTCCTCGACGACACCCATCTCGCCGGACACGGGATCAACGAGTACCTGGCGGAGGACATGAGCAAGCTGGGGGTGACCGTCATCTGGTGCACCGAGGACCGCACCATGCTGCCGGAGACCGTGACCGCGCTCATCGAGTACCGGAACCGCACCGCCGGCACACTCGTCAACGACGGGCGCGTCCATGTGGCGCGGGGTTTCGTGCCATATGCGAGACCGCGAGGGTTGGAGCGGGCGCTTCGGCGCCTGTCGAACCTGACGCACGTGGAGGTCGAGAAGAACGCGGTCCCCACCGCTGTGAGCTTCCTCGAGATGTACCAGGTCGAAGAGGTCGAGCACCTCGAGGTGGGTCGGCGCTGGTCCGAGGCGGACACCTCGAAGACGCTCGCCGTTCCGCTCGGATTGCGGGGAAAGGACGACCTCGTCGAACTCAACCTCCACGAACGGGCCCACGGCCCGCACGGTCTCGTCGCGGGAACGACGGGCTCGGGCAAATCGGAGATCGTGCAGTCGTACATCCTGTCGCTCGCGGTCAACTTCGGCCCGGAGGATGTGGGCTTCCTGCCGATCGACTTCAAGGGCGGCGGAATGGCCAACCTGTTCGCCGGCCTGCCTCATCTGCTGGGATCCATCACCAATCTCGACGGCGCCGCTTCGGCGCGGGCTCTCGCGTCCATCCGCGCCGAACTTCAGAAGCGGCAGCGGCTGTTCGGCGAGTACGGCGTGAACCACATCAACGGGTACACGCGGCTCTACAAGCTCGGTCGGCAGGAGGGCGATCCGATCGAGAGGAAGAACTACCCGGCGAGACCCCTCCCGCATCTGTTCCTGATCTCCGACGAGTTCGCGGAGCTGAAGGCCAACCAACCGGAGTTCATGGAGGAGCTCGTCTCGACCGCGCGGATCGGGCGATCGCTCGGCGTTCACCTGATCCTGGCCACCCAGAAGCCGAGCGGAGTGGTGAACGACCAGATCTGGTCGAACAGCCGCTTCAAGCTGGCGCTGAAGGTCGCCGACGTGTCCGACTCGAACGAGATCATCAAGACGCCGGATGCGGCCGGCATCGTCGAGCCGGGCCGGGCCTACCTGCAGGTGGGCAACAACGAGATCTACGAGCTCTTCCAGTCCGCGTGGTCGGGGGCTGCCTACGATCCCGGCTCGGCGGACACGAGCGGGGTGGACGAACGCATCTACCGGGTCAACGACGTCGGGCAGTACGACCTGTGGACGCGCGACCTCTCGGGCGAAGAAGCCGTCCGGGAGGCGCGTGGTGATCGCGTCAGCGAGCTGAGGGCGGTCGTCGCTCACCTCGCGGAGGTGGCACAGGGGGCCCGGGCCGTTCTGCCGGATAGGCCGTGGTTGCCGCCGTTGGATGGCCGGCTGACGACGCCAGCTGTAGGCGAAGGGCCCGGGGTGCCCCTGGGTCGGCTGGACATCCCGCGCCGGCAGTCGCAGGAGACCTACGTCTTCGCCCTCGAAGAGGCATCGCATCTGGCCGTCTTCGGAAGTCCCGGCTTTGGTGCGTCCACGGTGCTGCAGACGCTCGTGATGAACCTGGCGCGCCAGCGGAGCCCGCTGCAGGTGCAGTTCACCCTTCTGGACTTCGGCAACAACGGTCTCCTGCCGCTGCACCGCTTGCCGCACGTCGCCGATCTGGTGACGCTCGAGGAGCACGAGAAGCTGCGGAAGGCGCTGGACCGGATCGGCCGGGTGCTCTGCGAGCGCAAGCGGCAGCTCCGGACGGCGGGCGTGGCCAACGCCGCCCAGTTCGCCGCCAAGACGGGGGAGGAGCTGCCGGTCGTCGTCACCGTCCTCGACGGCTACGACGCGATCGCACAGGACAAGCGCAAGGATTCGATCGACGCACAGCTGATCCAGCTCCTGCGTGAAGGGGCCGCACTCGGCGTCCACCTCGTCATGACGGCGAACCGCGCGAACTCCCTCCGGATGAACATGAGCAGCAACATCCCCGCGAAGATGGCGCTCTATCTCAACGACGAGGCCGACGTCGCCGCGTTGTTCGGCCGGGAGCGCGTCGTGCAGGCGGAGATCCTCGGTCGGGGGCAGCTGCTGCTGGAGGCGCCGACCGCCATCCAGTTCTACCTGCCGGCGGAGGGCGGGAACGACACCGAGGTGCTGGATGCTCTCGACCGGGAGGTCGCGCGGCGGGACGCCGAGTGGACAGGCGAGCGACCGGCGCGGATCCCGATGGTTCCCGACGAGCTGCCCCTGACCGACTTCGGCGCCCTGCCGCAGGTCGCCGGCTGGACCGCGCGTGGGGACCTGCCTCTGGCCATGTCATGCCAGACGACGGACGTCGTCGGACTCGTTCGCGGCGCCCAACCGTTCTTCCTCTGTGCGGCCTCCGATGAGGATCAGGAGGTGATCCTCCAGAGGACGCTGCTGCACGCGCTCGCCGCGACCGGCGCTCGAACCGTGCTCGCCGACCACGGCCAGCGCTTCGAAGACCTGGCCGAGCTCGTGCACGATGTGGGAAGCGTGACCTGGCACGACAAGCCGGAGGATGCCGCTCTCGACGCCGCTCTGCTCACCGAATACCTGCACCTCGGCGGGAGCCGGCAGCGGGGCGACTCCCAGGTGCTGGTGATCGCCGACCTGGCGCACTTCGTCCAAACGACGAGGATCACACCGGACGTGTTCGTCTCGAGCCTGAGACCGGCGAGCAGGGCCGGGCTGGATGTCGTGATCTTCTCGCCCCACGCCTACATCGCGAAGTCGTTCGATCCGGTGCCCAAGGGCCTCAGGGAACTGAAGTTCGGAGGTCTCATCGGAGCAAGGGCGTATGAGAGCCCGCTGATCAGGACCGGGGGCCTCTCGACGGAACCGGACCTGCACTCCGACCAGGTTCACCTCGTGAGCAGAGGAGGATCGGCCTACGACAAGGTCAAGCTGCCGTCAGGCTGA
- the esaA gene encoding type VII secretion protein EsaA — protein MSLYALVVALVLAGSTALVNPHGSGAPAGAPAIALVNEDHSADFNGETYHFGQEFVSLVSNDTEYNWQVVSRAVAERAYAGRAVSAMIVLPRSFSHDILTLEDLDPTRAAVDYKVVAGDRLSRERLEGQLATILRDFNTRIVKMYFASIAANISDAQTAMSSVVSRHSGLVDILDGSIAPSLGTASSRHGSSVGLARLLTSLNSGWIAAQNGFTDRTTGALTSIADSLGDQRPHLSEYFMLQEQIAHTNVVNGNAAISQQAASNKDHFDRAFTDHIDDLLSGKDAWTGFDGLSSRAPDGTRTGALADLEQAVANYETIVTDYNARVDALTSSLEHQRSHLTESLRRLEALETSLLTQFFALTMPGDNAALGVPSGDPAIDESTYRIDPSALPASGARRALARLIAGGFGDSGASDAVLRQEQKIRDLVATIPTDPVQYDALFAELQGASGFDPAPYRSQLELIRAYAHAHGVASPALTLLQPTGAAVATHAATRSVSVDVPPETRYTVIATLPGGLPAEVAGVSLVTPAPSCPQTIPECVTIDAASASATVDNRGGSEPISVTFQYTIDLTGVEGSATVTYVAQDTTSSDVVGPSQTVGSDTYLLVPADAATQAIGSSDFAGITTYLSGIRTAANLLLLLFGAPSDSLDDFSAAVVPTRDFEGRSTESVYNRYGTVDASTIESRLSEADVADFGELGRDNIAAILAQIDAVREQLEAIDADLDTTAALHLSSTYFSEAVRRLQGWYAAAIASISAAPALWREGANTVLQLTTVPWNGGPEGTAELYVDERTGPALYSALSDLVASTRNGAQSVAASAQLIEDNSAQFDTLVEGVTATQTDTEAVLDAMNQTIMTGTADAAAGGEFSKRFSTVLANTRAAGADQGKIYEAFANPVTATDATPSGTAPGEGGFDARWLLIFGAGSVIGGLISWLLPRRRPRATTQKPRSSTDEIA, from the coding sequence GTGAGCCTGTATGCACTCGTTGTGGCTCTCGTCCTCGCGGGATCGACCGCGCTGGTGAACCCTCACGGCAGCGGCGCGCCGGCAGGAGCCCCGGCCATCGCGCTCGTGAACGAGGATCACTCCGCCGACTTCAACGGCGAGACCTACCATTTCGGCCAGGAGTTCGTGAGCCTGGTCTCCAACGACACCGAGTACAACTGGCAGGTGGTCTCACGTGCGGTGGCCGAGCGCGCCTACGCCGGCCGGGCCGTCAGCGCCATGATCGTCCTGCCTCGGTCCTTCTCGCACGACATCCTCACGCTTGAGGACCTCGACCCGACCAGGGCCGCCGTCGACTACAAGGTGGTCGCAGGCGATCGGCTCTCCCGCGAGCGCCTGGAGGGTCAGCTCGCCACGATCCTGCGCGACTTCAACACCCGGATCGTGAAGATGTACTTCGCCAGCATCGCCGCGAACATCTCGGATGCCCAGACGGCCATGAGCTCGGTCGTCTCTCGGCACTCCGGCCTGGTCGACATTCTGGACGGGTCGATCGCCCCCTCCCTCGGAACGGCGTCTTCGCGCCATGGCAGCAGTGTGGGCCTCGCCCGCCTCTTGACGTCGCTGAACTCGGGATGGATCGCGGCGCAGAACGGCTTCACGGACCGCACCACCGGAGCGCTGACCTCCATCGCCGACTCGCTGGGCGATCAACGACCACACCTGTCCGAGTACTTCATGCTCCAGGAGCAGATCGCCCACACCAACGTCGTCAACGGGAACGCCGCCATCTCGCAGCAGGCCGCATCGAACAAGGACCACTTCGACAGGGCCTTCACGGACCACATCGACGACCTGCTGTCCGGGAAGGACGCCTGGACCGGATTCGACGGGCTCTCCTCCCGTGCCCCGGACGGGACCCGAACCGGCGCGCTGGCCGACCTCGAGCAGGCCGTCGCGAACTACGAGACCATCGTGACCGACTACAACGCCCGAGTCGACGCGCTGACCTCGTCACTGGAGCACCAGCGATCCCATCTCACCGAATCTCTTCGGCGCCTGGAAGCGCTCGAGACGTCCCTGCTCACCCAGTTCTTCGCGCTCACCATGCCCGGCGACAACGCCGCTCTCGGTGTTCCCTCCGGCGATCCTGCGATCGACGAGTCCACCTACCGCATCGATCCCTCAGCGCTTCCGGCGTCCGGTGCGCGACGGGCGCTCGCCCGGTTGATCGCCGGCGGCTTCGGCGACAGCGGGGCCTCGGACGCTGTCCTCCGCCAGGAGCAGAAGATCCGCGATCTCGTGGCCACCATCCCGACCGATCCGGTCCAGTACGACGCACTGTTCGCCGAGCTTCAGGGCGCTTCAGGGTTCGACCCGGCGCCCTACCGGAGTCAACTCGAACTCATCCGCGCCTACGCTCACGCGCACGGCGTCGCCTCTCCGGCCCTCACGCTGCTGCAGCCCACCGGGGCGGCTGTCGCCACGCACGCCGCGACGCGCTCGGTATCGGTGGACGTTCCTCCCGAGACGCGATACACCGTGATCGCGACGTTGCCCGGCGGACTCCCGGCCGAGGTCGCCGGCGTCTCGCTGGTGACCCCTGCCCCATCGTGTCCGCAGACGATCCCGGAGTGCGTCACGATCGACGCGGCGTCCGCGTCGGCCACGGTCGACAACAGGGGCGGCAGCGAACCGATCTCTGTCACCTTCCAGTACACGATCGACCTGACCGGTGTGGAGGGGAGTGCCACCGTGACCTATGTCGCGCAGGACACCACCTCCTCCGATGTCGTCGGCCCTTCGCAGACCGTCGGGAGCGACACCTATCTGCTCGTCCCCGCAGACGCGGCAACGCAGGCGATCGGCAGTTCGGATTTCGCAGGGATCACGACATACCTGAGCGGCATCCGCACGGCCGCAAACCTGCTGCTTCTCCTCTTCGGAGCGCCGTCCGACAGTCTGGACGACTTCAGCGCGGCGGTGGTGCCCACGCGCGACTTCGAGGGACGGAGCACCGAGTCGGTCTACAACCGTTACGGCACGGTCGACGCGTCCACGATCGAGAGCCGCCTCAGCGAGGCGGACGTGGCGGACTTCGGGGAACTCGGCCGTGACAACATCGCGGCGATCCTCGCCCAGATCGACGCGGTGAGGGAACAGCTCGAGGCCATCGACGCCGACCTCGACACGACAGCGGCGCTCCACCTGTCGTCGACGTACTTCTCTGAGGCGGTCCGCCGCCTCCAGGGCTGGTACGCGGCGGCGATCGCCAGCATCAGCGCTGCGCCGGCGCTCTGGCGGGAGGGAGCGAACACCGTGCTTCAGCTGACCACCGTGCCGTGGAACGGCGGCCCCGAGGGTACCGCCGAGCTTTACGTGGACGAGCGCACGGGTCCCGCCCTCTACTCCGCTCTCTCGGATCTCGTGGCGTCCACGCGCAACGGCGCCCAGAGCGTCGCCGCGAGCGCGCAGCTCATCGAGGACAACTCAGCACAGTTCGACACGCTGGTCGAAGGGGTTACGGCTACGCAGACGGACACCGAGGCCGTGCTCGACGCGATGAACCAGACGATCATGACCGGCACTGCGGATGCAGCCGCGGGAGGCGAGTTCAGCAAGCGGTTCTCGACCGTGCTCGCCAACACGCGCGCCGCAGGCGCCGACCAGGGGAAGATCTACGAGGCGTTCGCTAACCCGGTGACGGCGACGGACGCGACGCCGTCGGGGACCGCACCCGGCGAGGGCGGCTTCGATGCCCGGTGGCTGCTCATCTTCGGAGCGGGTTCCGTGATCGGCGGGCTGATCAGCTGGCTGCTCCCGCGCCGCCGGCCACGAGCGACGACACAGAAGCCGCGCTCGTCCACCGACGAGATCGCCTGA